Proteins encoded together in one Rhinopithecus roxellana isolate Shanxi Qingling chromosome 3, ASM756505v1, whole genome shotgun sequence window:
- the SPINK1 gene encoding serine protease inhibitor Kazal-type 1: MKVTGIFLLSALALLSLSGNTRADSLGREAKCYNELTGCTKIYDPVCGTDGKTYPNECVLCFENQKRQTSILIRKSGPC; this comes from the exons ATGAAGGTAACAGGCATCTTTCTTCTCAGTGCCTTGGCCCTGTTGAGTCTATCTG GTAACACTAGAGCTGACTCCCTGGGAAGAGAG gCCAAATGTTACAATGAACTTACTGGATGCACCAAGATATACGACCCTGTCTGTGGGACTGATGGAAAAACTTATCCCAATGAATGTGTGCTATGTTTTGAAAATCA GAAGCGCCAGACTTCTATCCTCATTCGAAAATCTGGGCCTTGCTGA